One Ignavibacterium sp. DNA segment encodes these proteins:
- a CDS encoding carboxypeptidase-like regulatory domain-containing protein encodes MKNSITKFFSIVFVSLLFIPFLQAQTGVGKLSGKVIDAVTKEPLIGANIILIGTQTGAATDINGDYFVLNITPGTYDVKASYVGYAAKTIEGVRVVAGITYELNIELSTDFTLDDIVVVDRKFFEEKSTNTVKVIDSDQISKLPVRGVTNIASLQSGVVVLEGSGGQSGNAALNVRGGRSNEVLYIIDGVPQNNLYSGSSAAQVSNVAIEQISFQVGGYEAKYGQAQSGIVNVTTKSGQSTYTVLADLLTSSFTDKYGYNLYAGTISGPIIPGISEHTIFLSAERGWYQNANPSAIGLSFPSIGKTYDGYQNNPAGVWRLSGKTNHRMGDFSLNLSGLYNSRIAKIIDYRNQKNNSQFNPEFAEQNISLNSRLSQTISNTTFWNLNFGYKVYNYKRYLPVLEDNLEMYGNADYWEKTFGVYLAGDGLNPAKLGPDGLPLLNAAGNRIQMSLDENSVFRPYGYSGSGLFQKREDGAFFIDADITTQIDNHLIEFGAGYSQHTVRGYGVFAGQYASQPNTLTETEKWEALQPFVYGYDVSGKNKTSTDEPNQFLRPYKPDIAYAYLQDRFELKDIVLNIGLRMDYFNLKSYVLKNPALPYAGGTDPENFDAGDFQIRDAEVELSPRIGIGFPVTSGTVFHAQYGRFIQLPILNDVYFGPYSYNDYLIMAPQSGFNGALKAEETIQYEVGFRQLLSDNSALNITAFYKNIRGLVNVQNHKFRRVAGGELIDAIYPENSDFGTTKGLALSLDVTHLSYFSVSAQYTFQIAEGTGSSTSSNQTAVFRNLDNAAPKVIAPLNFDQRHTGIINIDFYVPKGELGWLEMFNANMLLSYNSGRPYTPMDQWNILGDNTIFAKTIGYVNSAYGPSSFRIDLKLEKSFAIGDIILSPYLWIENLLDADNITNVYRSTGSPSNSGFLNTSTGQLVAQNNGEGYVMDYKSLENNPANYGIPRLIKLGLKLNFSNISF; translated from the coding sequence ATGAAAAATTCGATTACAAAATTTTTTAGCATTGTGTTCGTTTCATTACTTTTTATCCCTTTTTTACAAGCACAGACCGGTGTAGGTAAATTAAGTGGAAAGGTAATTGATGCGGTTACTAAGGAGCCTTTAATCGGCGCAAATATAATTCTTATCGGAACTCAAACAGGTGCTGCTACTGATATCAACGGAGATTATTTTGTGTTAAATATTACTCCGGGTACCTATGATGTTAAAGCCAGTTATGTTGGTTATGCAGCTAAAACTATTGAGGGAGTAAGAGTTGTTGCAGGAATAACTTATGAATTAAATATTGAACTTTCTACTGATTTTACTTTGGATGATATTGTTGTTGTTGATAGGAAGTTCTTTGAAGAGAAATCAACAAATACTGTAAAGGTTATAGACTCAGATCAGATATCAAAGCTGCCGGTACGAGGAGTTACAAATATTGCCTCTTTGCAATCTGGTGTTGTTGTTTTGGAAGGCAGCGGCGGGCAATCTGGTAATGCTGCATTAAACGTACGAGGCGGCAGAAGCAATGAAGTACTATACATAATTGATGGTGTTCCGCAGAATAACCTTTATAGCGGCTCTTCAGCAGCACAAGTAAGTAATGTGGCTATTGAACAAATTTCTTTTCAGGTTGGCGGTTATGAAGCAAAATATGGGCAGGCACAATCTGGTATTGTGAATGTTACTACCAAGTCAGGACAATCTACATATACAGTATTAGCTGATTTGCTTACTTCATCTTTTACTGATAAATATGGATATAATTTGTATGCCGGTACCATTAGCGGACCGATTATCCCGGGAATATCTGAACATACAATATTTTTATCAGCTGAAAGAGGCTGGTATCAGAACGCAAATCCATCAGCTATTGGACTTTCATTTCCGTCTATAGGTAAAACATACGATGGATATCAGAATAATCCAGCAGGTGTGTGGAGATTATCAGGTAAGACAAATCACAGAATGGGTGATTTTTCATTAAATCTAAGCGGTTTGTATAATAGCAGAATCGCAAAGATAATAGATTACCGCAATCAAAAGAATAATTCGCAATTTAATCCTGAATTTGCAGAGCAAAATATTTCGTTAAATTCAAGATTATCACAAACAATTAGCAACACTACTTTCTGGAATTTGAATTTTGGTTATAAAGTTTATAATTACAAAAGATATCTTCCTGTATTGGAAGATAATCTTGAGATGTATGGCAATGCAGATTATTGGGAAAAGACTTTTGGTGTTTATTTAGCTGGTGATGGATTGAATCCTGCTAAACTCGGTCCTGACGGATTACCACTTCTAAATGCAGCTGGAAACAGAATTCAAATGTCGCTTGATGAAAATTCAGTTTTCAGACCTTATGGTTATTCCGGAAGCGGACTGTTTCAGAAAAGAGAAGATGGTGCATTCTTTATAGATGCTGATATTACAACACAAATTGATAATCATCTGATAGAGTTTGGCGCTGGATACTCTCAGCATACTGTAAGAGGATATGGTGTTTTTGCAGGTCAATACGCATCTCAGCCAAACACACTTACAGAAACTGAAAAATGGGAAGCATTGCAGCCTTTTGTGTATGGTTATGATGTTTCTGGAAAAAACAAAACTTCCACTGACGAGCCAAATCAGTTTTTAAGACCATATAAACCAGATATAGCTTATGCTTATTTACAAGACAGATTTGAACTTAAAGATATTGTATTGAATATTGGTTTAAGGATGGACTATTTTAATTTGAAATCTTATGTGTTAAAAAATCCTGCCTTACCATATGCTGGCGGAACTGATCCGGAAAACTTTGATGCAGGTGATTTTCAGATAAGAGATGCAGAAGTTGAATTATCTCCAAGAATTGGAATTGGATTCCCTGTTACAAGTGGAACTGTTTTCCATGCACAATATGGCAGATTTATTCAGCTTCCAATATTAAACGATGTTTACTTTGGACCTTACAGCTATAACGATTATCTAATTATGGCGCCACAGAGTGGATTTAATGGTGCTTTAAAGGCTGAAGAAACTATTCAGTATGAAGTTGGATTCAGACAATTGTTAAGCGATAACTCAGCATTAAATATTACTGCATTCTATAAGAATATTCGCGGATTAGTTAACGTACAAAATCACAAGTTCAGAAGAGTTGCTGGTGGCGAGCTTATAGATGCAATCTATCCTGAAAATTCTGATTTTGGAACTACAAAAGGATTAGCTCTTTCATTAGATGTAACTCACTTAAGTTATTTTAGTGTATCAGCGCAATATACTTTCCAGATTGCTGAGGGAACAGGTTCCTCAACATCATCAAACCAAACCGCAGTTTTCAGAAATCTTGATAATGCAGCTCCAAAGGTTATTGCACCATTAAATTTTGATCAAAGACATACAGGAATTATTAACATTGACTTTTATGTACCAAAAGGTGAATTAGGCTGGCTTGAAATGTTTAATGCTAATATGTTACTTTCATATAATAGCGGCAGACCTTACACTCCGATGGATCAATGGAATATATTAGGTGACAATACCATTTTCGCTAAAACTATCGGCTATGTTAACTCAGCCTATGGTCCTTCTTCATTTAGGATTGATTTGAAGTTAGAGAAAAGCTTTGCTATTGGAGATATTATTTTATCCCCATATCTATGGATAGAAAACCTGCTTGATGCTGATAACATTACGAATGTTTATAGATCTACTGGCAGCCCAAGTAATTCTGGTTTCTTAAATACTTCAACTGGACAGTTGGTTGCTCAAAATAATGGTGAGGGATATGTTATGGATTATAAATCCTTAGAAAATAACCCTGCTAACTATGGTATTCCAAGATTGATTAAACTAGGCTTAAAGTTGAATTTCTCGAATATCAGTTTTTAA
- a CDS encoding PorV/PorQ family protein produces the protein MKNNLILLFIVLFSISLYSGDKSRKGTNGADQLLVPVGARSIATSGAFVANVVGLEAIYYNPAGLDINQRTEAMFSFMNYVADINLSYFAIGTQLGDLGSIAVSFKSFDFGDIPVTTNEFPDGTGYTYSPSFMTIGLTYSKVLTDRVSIGTNLKLISESIGNTNANGFAIDAGVQYKFTDQLSIGAAIHNIGPNMVYGGQDLRVQTGVPNSVIGAPNGTYEVVAEEFQIPSYFQLSLAYRESFDEQNMLNFASSFTANNSLEDAFNFGLEYGYMNTFFLRGGYQLLTENTKKSIYGFTAGAGINYDFSDIGVSFDYAYRDVKEFPTSNHIFTVKLSFQ, from the coding sequence ATGAAAAATAATTTAATTCTATTATTTATCGTTCTCTTCAGTATATCATTATACTCAGGAGACAAGTCAAGAAAGGGTACCAACGGTGCAGACCAGTTACTTGTACCAGTAGGTGCCCGTAGTATAGCAACCAGCGGGGCATTTGTTGCTAATGTAGTGGGATTGGAAGCTATATATTATAATCCTGCCGGATTAGATATTAACCAGAGAACAGAGGCAATGTTTAGTTTTATGAATTATGTTGCAGATATCAATTTATCATATTTTGCTATTGGTACACAACTTGGAGATTTGGGCTCAATCGCAGTAAGCTTTAAGTCTTTTGATTTTGGAGATATTCCTGTTACTACCAATGAATTTCCTGATGGTACAGGCTACACATATTCTCCAAGCTTTATGACTATAGGTTTAACTTATTCTAAAGTTTTAACCGACAGAGTTTCAATCGGAACAAACTTAAAGCTGATTAGCGAAAGTATTGGTAATACAAATGCAAATGGTTTTGCTATCGATGCCGGTGTTCAATATAAATTTACTGATCAGCTCTCAATCGGAGCAGCTATTCATAATATTGGTCCAAATATGGTCTATGGCGGTCAGGATTTACGAGTTCAAACAGGTGTTCCAAATTCTGTTATTGGCGCTCCCAATGGTACCTATGAAGTAGTTGCTGAAGAATTCCAGATACCTAGTTATTTTCAGTTGAGTTTGGCTTATAGAGAATCCTTTGACGAACAGAATATGTTGAATTTTGCCAGTTCTTTTACTGCAAATAACTCATTAGAAGATGCCTTCAATTTTGGGTTAGAGTACGGTTACATGAACACTTTTTTCCTTAGAGGCGGCTACCAGTTACTTACTGAAAATACTAAAAAATCAATATACGGATTTACAGCTGGTGCTGGTATAAATTATGACTTTTCCGATATTGGTGTTTCATTTGACTATGCTTACAGGGATGTAAAGGAGTTCCCAACTTCTAATCATATTTTCACTGTAAAATTGTCTTTTCAATAA
- a CDS encoding GWxTD domain-containing protein, with protein MKKIFIAFALLTSLSLSQSNFDFEFDYAQFGYDSSSNFLELYYSFNQASLNISSENSHTNLQGLLKIFIKNTETEDTLVFNQWKVQHEIDTSLESNQMLVGTLGFIVPKGNYQCQITGSDLTDISKSRVISEEIKIIPFLHKDLSISDIQLASKMIQGSENKTSIFYKNSYEVIPIPNLVFGKLQPVLFFYIEIYNLQSELLKSPQIKMNQMLYNSRGKLVKEKHKYFLRNSDSRVEVGSQILTTYPTDAYTLVISLIDSAANIGVSTAKKFFVYNPDITVEDSFEISTTSVLSSAFGSMSEEELDDLFDKSRYIASKNDLEKYVKLSNIDGKREFMYEFWKAKDDNSSLPQNEYFRQYLQRVALSNERFTSMGKPGWKTDRGRIYLLYGEPTEIERYPNQLESRPYEIWHYTEIEGGIYFIFGDLTGFSDYTLINSTKRGELRDDNWLRRITIR; from the coding sequence ATGAAGAAAATTTTTATCGCTTTTGCACTTTTAACATCTTTAAGTTTATCTCAGTCTAACTTTGATTTTGAATTTGATTATGCTCAATTCGGATATGACTCAAGCTCTAATTTTTTAGAGCTTTATTATTCGTTTAATCAGGCATCATTAAATATCAGCAGTGAAAACTCTCACACAAATCTTCAGGGGCTATTAAAAATTTTTATTAAGAATACTGAGACAGAAGATACATTGGTCTTTAATCAATGGAAGGTTCAACATGAAATTGACACCAGTCTTGAATCAAACCAGATGCTTGTTGGTACATTAGGTTTTATTGTTCCTAAAGGTAATTACCAATGTCAGATAACAGGAAGTGATTTAACTGATATTTCAAAATCAAGAGTTATTTCTGAAGAGATCAAGATTATTCCTTTTCTACATAAAGATTTAAGTATCAGTGATATACAACTTGCTTCTAAAATGATTCAGGGGAGTGAGAATAAAACATCAATATTTTATAAAAATTCTTATGAAGTTATCCCTATTCCAAATTTAGTCTTTGGCAAATTACAACCTGTATTATTCTTTTATATTGAGATTTATAACCTCCAGTCTGAGTTATTAAAAAGTCCGCAAATTAAAATGAACCAGATGTTGTATAACAGCCGCGGAAAACTTGTTAAAGAAAAGCATAAATATTTTTTAAGAAATTCTGACAGCCGGGTAGAAGTCGGATCACAGATTTTAACAACATATCCCACTGATGCTTATACTTTAGTTATCTCATTGATAGACAGTGCGGCAAATATCGGAGTATCAACAGCTAAAAAGTTTTTTGTGTATAATCCTGATATTACGGTTGAAGACTCATTTGAAATTTCAACTACTTCTGTTTTGAGTTCAGCATTTGGTTCTATGTCTGAAGAGGAACTTGATGATCTGTTTGATAAGTCCAGATATATCGCAAGTAAAAATGATCTGGAAAAATATGTTAAGTTAAGTAATATTGACGGTAAAAGAGAATTTATGTATGAATTTTGGAAAGCAAAAGATGATAACTCATCTCTGCCGCAAAATGAATATTTTAGACAGTATTTACAGCGTGTTGCCCTTAGTAACGAAAGGTTTACTTCTATGGGTAAACCTGGATGGAAAACCGACAGAGGAAGAATTTATTTGCTTTATGGTGAACCGACAGAAATTGAAAGATATCCGAATCAGTTAGAATCAAGACCTTACGAAATTTGGCATTATACTGAAATAGAAGGCGGTATATATTTTATCTTCGGTGACCTGACAGGTTTTTCTGATTATACATTGATTAACTCTACTAAACGTGGAGAGTTAAGAGATGATAACTGGTTAAGGCGGATTACAATCAGATAA
- a CDS encoding lysophospholipid acyltransferase family protein, with protein sequence MKNRIEYILFLALSYLCCIIGLKRSHKTAKIMAYLFFYLIPIRKDVVIDNLTKAFPEKSEKEIRKIAFGTFHSFFITLVEILYLPWTTEKLLNDIVEFYNLDVFEKKYLENNGLIVLSAHFGNWEYCALAGGLKTHRKFSVIVKPQRNQLVNDWMNKVRTKWNNEVVTLGVSIRNVYAVLMKKEIVAMVADQRGPEESIKLDFFGRKTSVYTGPAVLSLKMNTPLIIGIAVRQPDFRYKIALEEISRDNLPENYEEKIIELSRRMLEYLENYIRRYPEQWFWMHRRWKH encoded by the coding sequence ATGAAAAATAGGATTGAGTACATATTATTTTTGGCTTTAAGTTATCTGTGCTGCATAATTGGATTAAAGAGATCGCATAAAACTGCAAAGATAATGGCTTACCTGTTTTTCTATCTAATCCCGATCAGAAAAGATGTAGTAATTGATAATCTTACCAAAGCTTTCCCTGAAAAATCGGAAAAAGAAATCAGAAAAATAGCTTTTGGTACTTTTCATAGTTTTTTTATTACACTTGTTGAGATTTTATATTTACCCTGGACAACAGAAAAACTATTGAATGATATAGTTGAGTTTTACAATCTGGATGTTTTTGAAAAGAAATATCTTGAAAATAATGGATTGATAGTTCTTTCAGCACATTTTGGTAATTGGGAATATTGTGCATTAGCAGGAGGATTAAAAACACATAGAAAATTCTCTGTTATTGTAAAGCCCCAGCGAAATCAGCTAGTTAATGACTGGATGAATAAAGTAAGGACTAAATGGAATAATGAAGTTGTTACACTTGGAGTTTCTATAAGAAATGTATATGCAGTGCTGATGAAGAAAGAGATTGTTGCAATGGTAGCTGATCAAAGAGGTCCTGAAGAAAGTATTAAACTTGATTTTTTTGGAAGAAAGACTTCTGTTTATACCGGACCTGCAGTTCTTTCATTAAAAATGAATACACCTTTAATTATCGGGATTGCTGTAAGACAGCCTGATTTCCGATATAAAATAGCTCTTGAAGAAATTAGCAGAGATAATTTGCCAGAAAACTACGAAGAAAAAATTATTGAACTTTCTAGACGAATGTTAGAATATCTTGAGAACTACATAAGAAGATATCCTGAACAATGGTTTTGGATGCACAGGCGTTGGAAACATTAA
- a CDS encoding glycosyltransferase family 9 protein: MTEKQKILFIQTAFPGDAILTLPALQILKQSNPDCLIDVLCIPNTKEIFESSESVDNVIVLDKKGKHKSIFKTLKFSDELSKNNYCRVYSAHRSFRTALIVLNLRVKDSFGFDNSSLMHVYKNLVPYHLSKHEVQRNLDLIGYKYDNVNWKIKPIVKTTAEKKEKVREFILSNELSSGFIAVAPASIWNTKMYPAESYIKIINYLIDKENKVVLIGSKDEHEYLQTISDKCSKNVVNAAGKFSIVESIELIKSAKLLISNDSAPTHMGMAAGIKTLTIYCSTIPGFGFYPYSENSDYLSYDDLKCKPCGIHGYKKCPIKTFDCGKKLKPDLIIKKIEEMLIGRH; this comes from the coding sequence ATGACAGAAAAACAGAAAATATTATTTATTCAAACAGCATTCCCCGGTGATGCAATTCTAACACTGCCGGCATTGCAGATACTTAAACAATCTAATCCCGATTGTTTGATTGATGTGTTGTGCATCCCAAATACAAAAGAAATATTTGAATCCTCTGAATCAGTTGACAATGTAATTGTATTGGATAAAAAAGGGAAACATAAGTCAATTTTTAAAACATTAAAATTCTCAGATGAATTGTCTAAAAACAATTATTGTAGAGTTTACTCGGCACATAGATCTTTTAGGACAGCTTTGATTGTGTTGAACTTACGGGTTAAGGATTCATTTGGATTCGATAATTCCTCCTTGATGCATGTTTATAAAAACCTTGTGCCGTATCATTTAAGTAAACATGAAGTTCAAAGAAATCTTGATCTTATAGGTTATAAGTATGATAATGTAAACTGGAAAATAAAACCAATAGTTAAAACCACTGCAGAGAAAAAGGAAAAAGTAAGAGAATTTATTTTAAGTAACGAACTTAGTAGTGGATTTATTGCCGTTGCGCCGGCAAGTATCTGGAATACAAAAATGTATCCTGCTGAATCATATATTAAGATAATTAATTATTTGATTGACAAAGAAAACAAAGTCGTGCTTATCGGGAGTAAAGATGAGCATGAATACCTTCAAACGATTTCTGATAAATGCAGTAAAAATGTTGTAAACGCCGCTGGAAAATTTTCTATTGTTGAGAGCATTGAGTTAATTAAAAGTGCAAAACTTCTAATCAGTAATGACAGCGCTCCAACACATATGGGTATGGCGGCAGGGATAAAAACTTTAACAATTTATTGCTCTACAATCCCTGGATTTGGGTTTTATCCGTATTCAGAAAATTCTGATTATCTTAGTTATGACGATTTAAAATGTAAACCCTGTGGCATACACGGTTATAAAAAATGCCCGATTAAAACATTTGATTGTGGAAAAAAGCTAAAACCAGATTTGATTATTAAGAAAATTGAGGAGATGTTGATTGGAAGACATTAA
- a CDS encoding L-threonylcarbamoyladenylate synthase, with translation MEDIKVPELIKIDENLDSAVLYASELYLSGSIFIYPTDTIYGFGGNPFNEETIARISKVKGKKNWRRYIFLISDIEILKNYAEISSERYLDFLLSIWPNPVSVILKFNRKYQEIFKSETGAFRIPNNRFCSKLLSELKMPLISTSVNRTGAEPMIDPTMIIQEFANEVDAIFYSDNKSFFEASTLIDLTTDDPKLVREGRIKFVDLIKRLS, from the coding sequence TTGGAAGACATTAAGGTGCCGGAGTTAATTAAAATTGATGAAAATTTGGACTCAGCCGTATTATATGCGAGTGAACTTTATTTAAGCGGATCAATATTTATATACCCAACTGATACTATATATGGTTTTGGCGGAAATCCCTTTAATGAAGAAACAATTGCAAGAATCAGTAAGGTTAAAGGTAAAAAAAATTGGCGCAGGTACATCTTTTTAATATCCGATATTGAGATACTGAAAAATTATGCTGAAATAAGTTCCGAACGTTATCTTGATTTTCTATTATCAATTTGGCCAAACCCTGTTTCTGTTATATTGAAGTTTAACCGCAAATATCAGGAAATTTTTAAATCTGAAACCGGTGCTTTTAGAATTCCTAATAACAGATTCTGTAGCAAACTGCTTTCGGAATTGAAGATGCCGCTAATATCTACCAGTGTAAACAGAACCGGTGCAGAACCTATGATTGATCCGACAATGATTATTCAGGAGTTTGCAAATGAAGTGGACGCGATATTTTATTCTGATAATAAATCATTTTTTGAAGCCTCAACATTAATTGATCTTACGACTGATGACCCCAAATTGGTTAGAGAAGGTAGAATAAAATTTGTAGATTTAATTAAAAGATTAAGTTAA
- a CDS encoding M23 family metallopeptidase, producing MKSLKKIKKFSLLIVPEETSNAPKSFKISSSKLIAAVIIYTFVVFLLGFYVISYTPLNEILLPYSLRLTDSDKKKVDILNNKVILLAKEIEALKSVNSRLKFAIMLGDSSLFKDEIKHKDSVKTIPKQGDLFAVVSKIISDLFYRQEKDIYFIRPVTGIVSNKFNPEAGHYGFDFALKENTPVYASSGGYIVFADYSPMYGYTIIINHPEDYVTKYMHCALLVKKEGEIVKQGELIALSGNSGTQSSGPHLHFEIWKDGKAINPERVLINF from the coding sequence ATGAAATCTCTGAAAAAAATAAAAAAATTTTCATTACTTATTGTTCCCGAAGAAACTTCTAACGCACCTAAATCATTCAAGATTAGTTCTTCAAAACTTATCGCAGCAGTTATTATTTATACATTTGTTGTATTCTTGCTTGGATTTTATGTTATCAGCTACACGCCATTAAACGAAATACTTCTGCCTTATTCGTTAAGACTAACAGATTCTGATAAAAAGAAAGTTGATATATTAAATAATAAAGTCATTTTGCTGGCAAAAGAAATAGAAGCACTTAAATCAGTAAACAGCAGATTAAAATTTGCAATAATGCTTGGTGATTCTTCTTTATTTAAAGATGAAATCAAACATAAAGATTCTGTAAAAACAATACCTAAACAGGGTGATTTATTTGCAGTTGTTTCAAAGATAATTTCTGATTTATTCTACAGGCAGGAAAAAGATATTTATTTTATAAGACCAGTAACAGGAATTGTTTCAAACAAATTTAATCCTGAAGCAGGTCATTACGGATTTGACTTCGCTCTAAAGGAAAATACTCCTGTTTATGCTTCATCAGGCGGTTATATTGTTTTTGCTGATTATTCACCAATGTATGGTTATACAATAATTATAAATCATCCTGAAGATTATGTTACAAAGTATATGCATTGTGCTTTGCTCGTAAAAAAAGAAGGAGAGATTGTTAAACAAGGAGAATTAATCGCTTTGAGCGGAAACTCAGGTACTCAGTCTTCAGGACCGCATCTGCATTTCGAAATTTGGAAGGATGGTAAAGCAATTAATCCGGAAAGGGTTTTAATTAATTTTTAG
- a CDS encoding polymer-forming cytoskeletal protein translates to MKTKSIGSSMEEVTIISSGVVIDGKVTSNGNVRVDGSVKGDITAQGNLTVGEHGTIQGQLTGETVSIGGKVEGTVNAKEKLVLETKAVLKGDLITKILVVEAGAVFEGRSSMSSNSTFKPVNKGD, encoded by the coding sequence TTGAAAACTAAATCAATCGGGAGTTCTATGGAAGAAGTAACAATTATTAGCAGTGGAGTTGTTATCGATGGTAAAGTTACCAGTAATGGAAATGTGAGGGTGGATGGATCTGTTAAAGGTGACATCACTGCTCAAGGTAACCTGACTGTGGGTGAACACGGGACAATTCAAGGGCAATTAACCGGAGAAACTGTATCAATTGGTGGTAAAGTTGAAGGTACAGTAAATGCCAAAGAAAAATTAGTTCTTGAAACTAAAGCAGTGCTTAAAGGGGATTTAATTACTAAAATACTTGTTGTTGAGGCTGGAGCTGTTTTTGAAGGCAGAAGTTCTATGAGTTCTAACTCAACTTTCAAACCCGTTAATAAAGGAGATTAG
- a CDS encoding AtpZ/AtpI family protein, protein MQKPDENSGFAKSIREAGPYLGLGLQLAITVVAMVLFGSWLDGKFDKGYLFTLLGGILGISIGIYNLIKTVNDLEKRRNDAKKK, encoded by the coding sequence ATGCAAAAACCGGATGAAAATTCCGGCTTTGCAAAATCCATTAGGGAAGCTGGACCTTATCTGGGTCTTGGATTACAACTTGCCATAACAGTTGTAGCTATGGTTCTTTTTGGCAGTTGGCTGGATGGTAAATTTGATAAAGGATATCTTTTTACATTACTCGGTGGAATACTTGGAATATCCATTGGCATCTACAACCTGATCAAAACAGTAAATGATTTAGAAAAAAGGCGTAATGATGCTAAAAAAAAATAG
- the atpB gene encoding F0F1 ATP synthase subunit A — translation MIDSTTAVISVDSVKTVHSESGSDWILHHVMDGNYLDFSPMGKIYLPHLQLFGLDISITRHVLFMWLGAILLFIVMTRIAKAYKASVIPKGFTNFWEVFILFVRDEIARPTIGKGFEKFLPYLLTVFFFILFGNFLGLIPFSATFTSNISVTATMAIFTFLVFIFGGVRSNGLFGYFKGLIPHGVPIFLLPIMAVVELLGLFTKPFALAIRLFANMTAGHIVIYALISLIFVMQSIGWAGLAVPLALFIYMLEILVALIQAYIFTMLSSLFIGMAVHQDH, via the coding sequence ATGATAGATTCGACAACTGCAGTAATATCAGTTGACAGCGTAAAAACTGTTCACTCAGAATCAGGTAGTGATTGGATTTTACATCACGTTATGGATGGAAATTATCTGGATTTCTCTCCAATGGGTAAAATCTATCTGCCTCATTTGCAATTGTTTGGATTGGATATTTCTATTACCCGGCATGTTCTTTTTATGTGGTTAGGCGCAATTCTATTATTTATTGTTATGACGAGAATTGCTAAAGCTTATAAAGCCTCTGTAATTCCAAAAGGATTTACCAACTTTTGGGAGGTATTTATTCTTTTTGTTAGAGATGAAATTGCAAGACCAACAATCGGAAAAGGTTTCGAAAAATTCCTGCCTTATTTATTAACTGTTTTCTTTTTTATACTATTTGGAAATTTCTTAGGGCTGATTCCATTCTCTGCTACATTTACAAGTAATATATCTGTAACTGCTACAATGGCAATTTTTACATTTCTTGTGTTTATATTTGGTGGAGTAAGAAGTAACGGGTTATTTGGTTATTTCAAGGGATTGATTCCGCACGGAGTTCCGATTTTCCTTTTGCCCATTATGGCAGTTGTTGAGTTGTTAGGATTATTTACAAAACCATTTGCATTAGCTATTCGTCTTTTTGCTAATATGACAGCTGGGCATATTGTTATTTACGCTTTAATAAGTTTAATATTTGTAATGCAAAGTATCGGCTGGGCTGGGCTGGCAGTTCCATTAGCTTTATTTATTTACATGCTTGAAATTTTAGTTGCCTTAATACAGGCTTATATATTTACAATGCTATCTTCCTTATTTATAGGGATGGCAGTTCATCAGGATCATTAA
- a CDS encoding ATP synthase F0 subunit C produces the protein MDFAYLAAGFGAAITILGGAFGIGKLAAAAMDASGRQPEAAGAIRTSMIIAAALIEGISLFALVICFILAGK, from the coding sequence ATGGACTTTGCATATTTGGCTGCCGGATTTGGTGCCGCTATTACAATTCTTGGTGGTGCATTTGGTATTGGTAAACTTGCTGCTGCAGCTATGGATGCAAGCGGAAGACAGCCGGAAGCTGCTGGTGCAATTAGAACATCTATGATCATTGCTGCGGCATTGATTGAAGGTATTTCTTTATTCGCATTAGTTATCTGCTTTATCTTAGCTGGTAAATAA